One window of Fusobacterium polymorphum genomic DNA carries:
- a CDS encoding FtsB family cell division protein — MNKRLLWLIVIIILLLSSFNVILQIKHSLSKKKSIREEIVAVNKKIEEIKADIEKYDKKIASLDDEFEKEKVARNMFQMVKENEVIYKYVEKNNIKTEKTEEEK, encoded by the coding sequence ATGAATAAAAGATTATTATGGCTAATAGTAATAATTATTTTATTACTATCAAGTTTCAATGTTATACTCCAAATAAAACATAGTCTTTCAAAAAAAAAGAGTATTAGGGAAGAAATTGTTGCTGTCAATAAAAAAATTGAAGAGATAAAAGCAGATATAGAAAAATATGATAAGAAAATTGCTTCCTTAGATGATGAATTTGAAAAAGAAAAAGTAGCTAGAAATATGTTCCAAATGGTAAAAGAAAATGAAGTAATATATAAATATGTAGAAAAAAATAATATTAAAACTGAAAAGACTGAGGAGGAAAAATGA
- the glpX gene encoding class II fructose-bisphosphatase, translated as MKRELALEFARVTEAAALAAHKWVGRGKKESADQAGVDAMRTMLNRLAIDGEIVIGEGEIDEAPMLYIGEKVGQIYNEEEKDSVTYVDPVDIAVDPVEGTRMTAQGQPNAITVLAVGKKGSFLKAPDMYMEKLIVGPEAKGKIDLSKPLEDNIHAVAKALNKELKDLMIVILDKPRHKELIKDLQAMGIKVYALPDGDVAGSILTCMIDSDVDMLYGVGGAPEGVISAAVIRALGGDMQARLKLRSEVKGASLENDKISKFEKLRCEEQGLKVGEILKLEDLAKDDEIIFSATGITGGDLLEGVKRKGNIARTQTLVVRGLSKTIRYINSIHNLDFKDEKITHLVK; from the coding sequence ATGAAAAGAGAACTAGCTTTAGAATTTGCAAGAGTTACAGAAGCAGCAGCACTTGCTGCACATAAATGGGTTGGTAGAGGAAAGAAAGAATCGGCTGACCAAGCTGGTGTAGATGCCATGAGAACTATGCTTAACAGACTTGCAATTGATGGAGAGATAGTAATAGGAGAAGGAGAAATTGATGAAGCTCCTATGTTATATATAGGGGAAAAAGTTGGACAAATCTATAATGAAGAAGAAAAAGATTCTGTCACTTATGTTGACCCTGTTGATATTGCTGTTGACCCTGTTGAAGGAACTAGAATGACTGCTCAAGGTCAGCCAAATGCTATAACTGTTTTAGCTGTTGGAAAAAAAGGAAGTTTCTTAAAAGCTCCTGATATGTATATGGAAAAATTAATTGTTGGACCAGAAGCAAAAGGAAAAATAGATTTATCGAAACCTCTTGAAGATAATATTCATGCTGTTGCCAAAGCATTAAATAAAGAATTAAAAGATTTAATGATAGTTATTTTAGACAAACCAAGACATAAAGAGTTGATTAAAGATTTACAAGCTATGGGAATAAAAGTTTATGCTCTACCAGATGGAGATGTTGCAGGCTCAATACTTACTTGTATGATAGATTCAGATGTAGATATGCTTTATGGTGTTGGTGGAGCTCCAGAAGGAGTTATTTCTGCTGCTGTTATAAGAGCATTAGGTGGAGATATGCAAGCAAGGTTAAAACTTAGAAGTGAAGTAAAAGGTGCTTCTCTTGAAAATGATAAAATATCAAAATTTGAAAAATTAAGATGTGAAGAACAAGGATTAAAAGTTGGAGAAATTTTAAAGCTTGAAGATTTAGCGAAAGATGATGAGATAATTTTTTCTGCTACTGGAATAACAGGTGGAGATTTATTAGAAGGTGTTAAAAGAAAAGGAAATATTGCTAGAACTCAAACTCTTGTTGTAAGAGGACTATCAAAAACAATTAGATATATAAATTCTATACATAACTTAGACTTTAAAGATGAAAAAATCACTCATTTGGTAAAATAA